One genomic region from Sander lucioperca isolate FBNREF2018 chromosome 3, SLUC_FBN_1.2, whole genome shotgun sequence encodes:
- the htatip2 gene encoding oxidoreductase HTATIP2 isoform X1 translates to MSVMQLLVTTLGKATGLLTVLICVIAAVLNYFDDPDPVKYTSMAEDMKTLEENFQQQNKSCFILGASGETGKMLLQELLGRNIFSKITLIGRRQLTFEDKAYANLVQEVVDFEKLDDYAAAFQGHDVGYCCLGTTKAKAGTEGFIRVDHDYVLKSAELAKAGGSTQFHLESSRGADKNSNFLYLKVKGQVEADIEALGFDRYAIYRPGVLLVDRQESRPAEWLARKFFSALSAVSSTSMAISIQAVAKAMVANTLLQPEQKTEILENKAIASLGKSAET, encoded by the exons ATGTCTGTTATGCAACTACTGGTCACCACCTTAGGAAAAGCGACCGGgctcttgactgtcttaatttgTGTCATTGCAGCGGTTTTGAATTATTTCGACGACCCTGATCCGGTTAAGTACACCAG CATGGCCGAGGACATGAAGACTCTGGAGGAAAACTTCCAGCAGCAAAATAAAAGCTGTTTCATCCTTGGTGCCTCTGGGGAAACGGGCAAGATGTTGCTTCAAGAGCTGCTGGGGCGCAACATCTTCTCCAAGATTACTCTCATCGGAAGGAGACAGCTCACCTTTGAGGACAAAGCATATGCAAACCTG GTACAAGAGGTGGTGGACTTTGAGAAGCTTGACGATTATGCTGCAGCCTTCCAAGGCCACGATGTTGGCTACTGCTGCCTGGGAACAACCAAAGCGAAAGCAGGGACT GAAGGATTCATCCGCGTTGATCATGACTATGTTCTAAAATCAGCAGAGCTCGCCAAAGCAGGAGGCAGCACCCAGTTTCACCTGGAGTCCTCCAGAGGAGCTGATAAAAACAGCAACTTCCTCTACCTCAAAGTCAAG gGACAAGTGGAAGCAGATATTGAGGCGCTGGGTTTTGACAGATATGCCATTTACAGACCAGG GGTTTTGTTGGTAGATAGGCAGGAGAGTCGGCCTGCTGAGTGGCTCGCCAGGAAATTCTTCAGTGCTCTTTCTGCTGTGTCTTCTACGTCCATGGCCATCTCAATCCAAGCGGTGGCAAAAGCGATGGTGGCAAACACTCTgcttcaacctgagcagaagACGGAGATCCTGGAGAACAAAGCCATTGCCAGTCTGGGAAAGAGTGCAGAGACATAA
- the htatip2 gene encoding oxidoreductase HTATIP2 isoform X2 → MAEDMKTLEENFQQQNKSCFILGASGETGKMLLQELLGRNIFSKITLIGRRQLTFEDKAYANLVQEVVDFEKLDDYAAAFQGHDVGYCCLGTTKAKAGTEGFIRVDHDYVLKSAELAKAGGSTQFHLESSRGADKNSNFLYLKVKGQVEADIEALGFDRYAIYRPGVLLVDRQESRPAEWLARKFFSALSAVSSTSMAISIQAVAKAMVANTLLQPEQKTEILENKAIASLGKSAET, encoded by the exons ATGGCCGAGGACATGAAGACTCTGGAGGAAAACTTCCAGCAGCAAAATAAAAGCTGTTTCATCCTTGGTGCCTCTGGGGAAACGGGCAAGATGTTGCTTCAAGAGCTGCTGGGGCGCAACATCTTCTCCAAGATTACTCTCATCGGAAGGAGACAGCTCACCTTTGAGGACAAAGCATATGCAAACCTG GTACAAGAGGTGGTGGACTTTGAGAAGCTTGACGATTATGCTGCAGCCTTCCAAGGCCACGATGTTGGCTACTGCTGCCTGGGAACAACCAAAGCGAAAGCAGGGACT GAAGGATTCATCCGCGTTGATCATGACTATGTTCTAAAATCAGCAGAGCTCGCCAAAGCAGGAGGCAGCACCCAGTTTCACCTGGAGTCCTCCAGAGGAGCTGATAAAAACAGCAACTTCCTCTACCTCAAAGTCAAG gGACAAGTGGAAGCAGATATTGAGGCGCTGGGTTTTGACAGATATGCCATTTACAGACCAGG GGTTTTGTTGGTAGATAGGCAGGAGAGTCGGCCTGCTGAGTGGCTCGCCAGGAAATTCTTCAGTGCTCTTTCTGCTGTGTCTTCTACGTCCATGGCCATCTCAATCCAAGCGGTGGCAAAAGCGATGGTGGCAAACACTCTgcttcaacctgagcagaagACGGAGATCCTGGAGAACAAAGCCATTGCCAGTCTGGGAAAGAGTGCAGAGACATAA